The Lycium barbarum isolate Lr01 chromosome 12, ASM1917538v2, whole genome shotgun sequence genome includes a region encoding these proteins:
- the LOC132623893 gene encoding putative calcium-transporting ATPase 13, plasma membrane-type, translating to MMEDHEDIDGSTTDLEAQRSSPLLMNNELSNTSCLMRRSVLFLRSTHKFIEAGARSLSRMSSSSSSSTTIFYTPLSRFAIQPGGDHKNQIDEIVAASPDGDWRVSTVQSNNDHIEIELQPHESHQQCLQITKVNEIVKEKNLDSLHNFGGVKGVAEALSSDVDVGIHVGDISHRHKATNLSLHMIFTGYGHFFRQLACKEPTILLLVVAAILSFAFGINEEGVQNGWFEGAILVVVIFVTVSFKLAQTWYKRRCWKKQKDHKANVDKASQKSKIFVTDSSFCTNFDKLNKYVHISGLLNGILIIVVVFIRFKFGHKDDENGYRLETKGESAELAMIMNAVKKVLIESKGTLRVWITLLSVSAVGITEGTPFLISVAMAYWNSNFDVTKESVSTLCIENASWLKEQKLEVTQFFLDKKDVTKIPRHVCSVLSDGIRIGVSIQTAYHRIEEPIFCWAKKNMERDTLDQQFTIVKDNDNETNPFEEPCGVVIEKTGDNGKEYYSHFKGPTDSILSMCSSYYDEKGEVLDLDAKTKRDFAQANNNVNVVAFACKRTQVAELDENDLIFIGMFVLKDSTHINLDNMRQAIATLKEGGVKTIFSSEEDVEVLRTIGNDTGLLNSHDALVVRGEDFYNFTADDMKEKVEKVCIMGNSSTAHKLLFIEWLKKRGKVVAVVGEQAAESNLVLEAANFGLPVGTNWPETITRAINCIKGGRIACKNLRQFIQLEVILAITSLSINFIMVILNGDAPLTAIQLVWIHLLVTFIGGPSLLITQQSTRKLRDELSIRPRKPLITKAMWRNILFQASYQTGIFVFLLYRGSVILDITPKVNKSTVFNGFALCQLFNIFSARELEQKNFFKGLGQNYWFWALSGLFIGLQLGFIEVEPFFSSTARLNWKQWAESILIGAVTWLLDVIVKWASQYLKIDKCDCGVRINCCYSGPTSTPNSTRSLDSPLMERAGYIVDNKHITSCQTNQA from the exons ATGATGGAGGATCATGAAGACATTGATGGATCAACAACTGATCTTGAAGCTCAGAGGAGTTCACCGCTGCTAATGAATAATGAATTGAGTAATACTTCTTGTTTGATGAGGCGGTCAGTGCTCTTTCTCAGATCTACTCACAAGTTCATTGAAGCTGGAGCAAGATCTCTTTCTCGAATGTCGTCGTCGTCGTCATCCTCCACCACAATCTTTTATACTCCTCTGAGCAGGTTTGCTATTCAACCTGGCGGAGATCATAAAAACCAGATTGATGAAATTGTGGCAGCTTCACCTGATGGTGACTGGCGTGTTAGTACTGTACAATCAAACAATGATCACATCGAGATTGAGCTTCAGCCTCATGAGAGTCATCAACAATGCTTACAGATTACCAAGGTTAATGAGATTGTGAAGGAGAAGAACTTGGATTCACTTCACAATTTTGGAGGAGTCAAGGGGGTCGCTGAAGCATTAAGTAGTGATGTTGACGTAGGAATTCATGTTGGAGACATTTCTCATCGCCACAAGGCGACAAACTTGTCTCTTCACATGATCTTCACAGGGTACGGCCACTTCTTCCGACAATTGGCTTGCAAGGAACCAACTATTTTGCTCCTTGTAGTTGCTGCAATATTGTCTTTTGCCTTTGGAATCAATGAAGAAGGTGTGCAGAATGGTTGGTTTGAAGGAGCAATTTTGGTTGTGGTCATATTTGTGACTGTTTCGTTTAAGTTAGCACAAACTTGGTACAAAAGACGCTGTTGGAAGAAGCAAAAAGATCACAAAGCAAAC GTGGACAAAGCAAGCCAAAAAAGCAAGATTTTTGTAACGGACTCCAGCTTTTGTACCAACTTTGACAAGTTGAACAAGTACGTACATATTAGTGGGCTCTTGAATGGCATTTTGATCATTGTGGTGGTGTTCATTCGCTTTAAATTTGGTCATAAAGATGATGAGAACGGATATAGATTGGAAACGAAGGGAGAATCAGCTGAACTTGCAATGATAATGAATGCCGTGAAGAAGGTTTTAatagaatcaaagggaacattaAGAGTTTGGATAACTTTACTTAGTGTCTCAGCGGTGGGGATAACTGAAGGAACACCATTTCTTATTTCAGTGGCAATGGCATATTGGAATTCGAATTTTGATGTTACGAAGGAATCAGTCAGCACCCTCTGTATAGAAAATGCAAGCTGGTTGAAAGAGCAAAAGTTGGAAGTTACCCAGTTTTTTCTTGACAAAAAAGATGTTACCAAGATACCGCGACATGTCTGCAGTGTTCTCTCTGATGGAATTAGAATTGGTGTGTCCATTCAAACAGCGTACCACAGAATAGAAGAACCAATTTTCTGTTGGGCAAAGAAGAACATGGAGAGAGACACTTTGGATCAGCAGTTCACCATAGTGAAGGACAATGATAATGAGACGAATCCTTTCGAAGAACCTTGTGGGGTTGTCATAGAGAAAACTGGAGACAATGGGAAAGAGTACTATTCACACTTCAAGGGCCCTACTGATTCAATATTGTCAATGTGTTCCAGTTACTATGACGAGAAGGGTGAAGTGCTGGATTTGGATGCCAAAACAAAGAGAGACTTTGCTCAAGCTAACAACAACGTAAACGTAGTTGCATTTGCCTGCAAACGTACTCAGGTTGCTGAACTTGATGAAAATGACCTAATATTCATTGGTATGTTTGTCTTAAAAGATAGTACTCATATCAATCTAGACAACATGAGGCAAGCAATTGCGACTCTGAAAGAAGGTGGAGTGAAGACCATATTTTCCTCGGAAGAAGATGTTGAAGTACTTCGTACCATTGGTAATGACACAGGTTTGCTCAACTCACACGACGCTCTAGTGGTTAGGGGCGAAGATTTCTACAACTTCACTGCGGATGATATGAAGGAAAAAGTTGAGAAAGTTTGCATTATGGGAAATTCCTCTACCGCACACAAGCTTCTTTTCATAGAGTGGTTGAAGAAAAGAGGTAAAGTGGTGGCTGTGGTAGGAGAACAAGCAGCTGAGAGTAATCTGGTTCTGGAAGCAGCTAACTTTGGCCTGCCTGTGGGGACTAACTGGCCTGAAACTATAACCCGCGCGATTAACTGCATAAAGGGAGGAAGAATTGCTTGTAAGAATTTGAGGCAATTCATCCAATTGGAGGTAATCCTGGCAATCACTAGCTTATCAATAAACTTCATAATGGTTATATTAAACGGAGATGCCCCGTTAACGGCCATCCAGTTGGTATGGATTCACCTTCTTGTTACATTTATTGGAGGGCCATCTTTGCTAATTACTCAACAGTCCACAAGAAAACTAAGAGACGAGCTATCCATCAGACCAAGAAAACCACTAATTACCAAGGCCATGTGGAGAAACATACTTTTTCAAGCTTCTTATCAGACTGGCATTTTTGTCTTCCTTCTATACAGAGGAAGTGTAATACTGGACATCACTCCAAAAGTTAACAAATCCAcagtctttaatgggtttgctttgTGCCAGCTTTTTAACATATTCAGTGCAAGGGAGTTGGAGCAGAAGAACTTTTTCAAAGGTCTTGGTCAGAATTACTGGTTTTGGGCACTGTCTGGGCTCTTTATTGGCTTGCAGTTGGGATTCATTGAAGTAGAGCCTTTCTTTAGCAGTACGGCACGACTGAATTGGAAGCAATGGGCTGAATCCATTTTAATTGGAGCTGTTACATGGTTGCTTGATGTGATAGTAAAATGGGCATCACAATACCTAAAGATAGATAAATGTGACTGTGGAGTTAGAATCAATTGCTGTTACAGTGGACCAACAAGTACACCAAATTCAACGCGATCCTTGGATTCTCCACTAATGGAAAG GGCTGGATATATAGTGGATAACAAACATATCACGTCGTGCCAAACCAACCAAGCATAG
- the LOC132624027 gene encoding uncharacterized protein LOC132624027 isoform X2 — protein MARGRGRGSGGRVGKSSLRCDSTGRPNMPTIPIPTTVSPQQGGTSFIDIARGKGRGSPQQGGTSSIGGPDSINHVQTLGTPPVQASDHGSNPTIPELSPITPDLSGPVDEGTSNQSNTVSEEESSSRRRQRTLTLVTLTPAGLEPSKECSNTISASFKNQLDPNGINWKGVSEDTRNFYFGEFKCVEKSEINAKNRCGGKKVAAGTHTGGSICIGEHRKRLVVTKGRDPTPGEVHLHVHTHDHDGESFVDERARAVHERYQEILREKSQSQSDIDQCEAYYEAAGGTRKRRIYGLGSQAQSYYGPNLCVNFAFNASASAAPSTSQSAPTENMEELVMRLIPTLTDRLLPLFIEKARGVISSPSHHPNTPVDKPSVVTPIVPPPTTANVDDVDPLVSNGDRSPSPMH, from the exons ATGGCTCGAGGCAGAGGTCGAGGTAGCGGAGGTCGTGTAGGAAAGTCCTCATTAAGGTGTGATTCTACTGGTCGTCCAAACATGCCTACCATTCCCATTCCCACCACAGTTAGTCCTCAACAAGGTGGTACGAGTTTCATAG ATATCGCTCGAGGAAAAGGTCGAGGTAGTCCTCAACAAGGTGGTACGAGTTCCATAGGTGGGCCAGATTCTATAAACCATGTTCAAACTTTAGGTACGCCACCGGTTCAAGCGTCAGATCACGGTAGTAACCCAACCATCCCTGAATTATCTCCCATTACACCTGATCTGAGCGGCCCAGTAGATGAGGGTACATCAAACCAGAGCAACACTGTCAGCGAAGAAGAGTCCAGTAGTCGTCGTAGGCAGCGGACACTTACACTTGTTACTCTTACTCCTGCAGG GTTGGAACCTTCTAAAGAATGCTCTAATACCATATCCGCATCTTTCAAAAATCAACTTGATCCCAATGGAATCAATTGGAAAGGTGTCTCAGAAGATACTAGAAATTTTTATTTTGGGGAATTCAAG TGTGTCGAAAAGTCGGAGATAAATGCAAAGAATCGTTGTGGAGGGAAAAAAGTTGCTGCCGGGACTCACACGGGTGGCTCTATCTGCATTGGGGAGCATCGCAAGAGACTT GTTGTTACAAAGGGTCGAGATCCAACACCAGGTGAGGTACATTTGCATGTCCATACACATGATCATGATGGAGAATCTTTTGTTGATGAGCGTGCCCGAGCTGTCCAT gaaagatatcaagaaatattacgggaaaaatcacagtctcagtctgatattgatcaatgtgaagcatattacgaagctgctgggggaacaaggaagagaagaatatatggtcttggatctcaAGCACAAAGTTATTATGGGCCGAATCTTTGCGTCAATTTTGCCTTTAATGCTTCAGCATCAGCAGCACCTTCAACTTCTCAATCAGCACCTacagaaaatatggaggagttAGTGATGCGATTGATTCCTACACTGACTGATCGCTTGCTTCCTTTATTTATTGAGAAGGCACGCGGAGTGATTTCTTCACCATCACATCATCCAAATACTCCTGTCGACAAACCATCAGTTGTGACACCCATAGTGCCTCCTCCTACTACTGCCAACGTTGACGATGTTGATCCTTTAGTTTCTAATGGTGATCGTAGTCCTTCACCCATGCATTAG
- the LOC132624027 gene encoding uncharacterized protein LOC132624027 isoform X1, producing MARGRGRGSGGRVGKSSLRCDSTGRPNMPTIPIPTTVSPQQGGTSFIDIARGKGRGSPQQGGTSSIGGPDSINHVQTLGTPPVQASDHGSNPTIPELSPITPDLSGPVDEGTSNQSNTVSEEESSSRRRQRTLTLVTLTPAGLEPSKECSNTISASFKNQLDPNGINWKGVSEDTRNFYFGEFKKTYHWDSSIPESVIKKHWNTKAATKYRNFISKIKQKRIKPDYVSDNVWERWLQLWADPKCVEKSEINAKNRCGGKKVAAGTHTGGSICIGEHRKRLVVTKGRDPTPGEVHLHVHTHDHDGESFVDERARAVHERYQEILREKSQSQSDIDQCEAYYEAAGGTRKRRIYGLGSQAQSYYGPNLCVNFAFNASASAAPSTSQSAPTENMEELVMRLIPTLTDRLLPLFIEKARGVISSPSHHPNTPVDKPSVVTPIVPPPTTANVDDVDPLVSNGDRSPSPMH from the exons ATGGCTCGAGGCAGAGGTCGAGGTAGCGGAGGTCGTGTAGGAAAGTCCTCATTAAGGTGTGATTCTACTGGTCGTCCAAACATGCCTACCATTCCCATTCCCACCACAGTTAGTCCTCAACAAGGTGGTACGAGTTTCATAG ATATCGCTCGAGGAAAAGGTCGAGGTAGTCCTCAACAAGGTGGTACGAGTTCCATAGGTGGGCCAGATTCTATAAACCATGTTCAAACTTTAGGTACGCCACCGGTTCAAGCGTCAGATCACGGTAGTAACCCAACCATCCCTGAATTATCTCCCATTACACCTGATCTGAGCGGCCCAGTAGATGAGGGTACATCAAACCAGAGCAACACTGTCAGCGAAGAAGAGTCCAGTAGTCGTCGTAGGCAGCGGACACTTACACTTGTTACTCTTACTCCTGCAGG GTTGGAACCTTCTAAAGAATGCTCTAATACCATATCCGCATCTTTCAAAAATCAACTTGATCCCAATGGAATCAATTGGAAAGGTGTCTCAGAAGATACTAGAAATTTTTATTTTGGGGAATTCAAG AAGACATACCATTGGGACTCTTCGATTCCTGAGAGTGTAATAAAAAAACATTGGAATACTAAGGCAGCAACAAAGTATAGGAATTTCATTagcaaaattaaacaaaaaaggaTTAAGCCGGATTATGTGTCTGATAATGTGTGGGAACGCTGGTTGCAACTTTGGGCGGATCCTAAGTGTGTCGAAAAGTCGGAGATAAATGCAAAGAATCGTTGTGGAGGGAAAAAAGTTGCTGCCGGGACTCACACGGGTGGCTCTATCTGCATTGGGGAGCATCGCAAGAGACTT GTTGTTACAAAGGGTCGAGATCCAACACCAGGTGAGGTACATTTGCATGTCCATACACATGATCATGATGGAGAATCTTTTGTTGATGAGCGTGCCCGAGCTGTCCAT gaaagatatcaagaaatattacgggaaaaatcacagtctcagtctgatattgatcaatgtgaagcatattacgaagctgctgggggaacaaggaagagaagaatatatggtcttggatctcaAGCACAAAGTTATTATGGGCCGAATCTTTGCGTCAATTTTGCCTTTAATGCTTCAGCATCAGCAGCACCTTCAACTTCTCAATCAGCACCTacagaaaatatggaggagttAGTGATGCGATTGATTCCTACACTGACTGATCGCTTGCTTCCTTTATTTATTGAGAAGGCACGCGGAGTGATTTCTTCACCATCACATCATCCAAATACTCCTGTCGACAAACCATCAGTTGTGACACCCATAGTGCCTCCTCCTACTACTGCCAACGTTGACGATGTTGATCCTTTAGTTTCTAATGGTGATCGTAGTCCTTCACCCATGCATTAG